From Portunus trituberculatus isolate SZX2019 chromosome 50, ASM1759143v1, whole genome shotgun sequence, the proteins below share one genomic window:
- the LOC123499536 gene encoding stress response protein NST1-like isoform X3 yields the protein MSSMQEDSLTSNENGSTDSVYSYENRVAMELLYNAVSDEQIQLKSSRAAAAQRARRRKQLKKMTEEEIKARRAAAARAQRKNRQKRLEMMTEDQRAAYRSAVATAQRMRRHLRLEKMSEEERRSERAMQSSLAAKRRREREEKMTKEELQTRRAAAAAMQRRKRQMKREQMSEEELRERRASEAAVRRQRRQASTKEEEGEAESPGESAKRGRRHRQKEYSEKGEEFQPQGQTPGVVQHDYYHYRKEYGVEGQPPPNMEGEPTPENLMVQILMQAQNAAAHQSYQDDRMKMETPGHHYPTPNQLVEAHHIAASYAMGQAYQEMPQNDRKDMMY from the exons ATGTCCTCTATGCAGGAAGACTCTCTCACATCCAATGAAAATGGCAGCACTGACTCAGTATACAGCTACGAAAACAGAGTTGCCATGGAGCTA CTGTACAATGCAGTGAGCGATGAACAGATCCAGTTGAAGTCTTCTCGTGCAGCAGCAGCGCAGAGAGCAAGACGACGAAAGCAACTCAAGAAAATGACTGAAGAAGAGATTAAAGCAAGGCGTGCGGCGGCAGCCAGGGCTCAAAGGAAAAACAGGCAGAAACGACTGGAAATGATGACAGAAGATCAAAGAGCAGCCTACAGATCTGCTGTAGCTACTGCCCAGAGAATGCGGCGCCACTTGCGCCTGGAAAAGAtgtcagaggaagagagacgttCAGAGAGAGCAATGCAAAGTTCTTTGGCCGCTAAACGTAGacgtgaaagggaagaaaaaatgaccAAGGAAGAGCTACAAACCCGACgagctgcagcagcagccatGCAAAGAAGAAAACGGCAAATGAAGCGAGAACAAATGTCTGAAGAGGAACTGAGAGAACGGCGTGCATCTGAAGCAGCTGTGAGGCGTCAAAGGCGGCAAGCCTCtaccaaggaagaggaaggagaggctgaAAGCCCAGGTGAATCAGCCAAGAGAGGACGACGACACCGCCAGAAAGAATACtcagagaaaggggaggagttCCAGCCGCAAGGACAGACACCTGGAGTGGTGCAGCatgactactaccactacaggaAGGAGTATGGGGTGGAGGGCCAGCCGCCTCCCAACATGGAAGGGGAGCCTACTCCTGAAAATTTAATGGTGCAAATCCTGATG CAAGCCCAAAATGCTGCTGCCCACCAGTCATACCAGGATGACCGCATGAAGATGGAAACACCAGGACACCACTACCCAACACCCAACCAGCTGGTGGAGGCACACCACATTGCAGCATCTTATGCAATGGGACAAGCTTACCAGGAGATGCCACAGAATGACAGGAAGGACATGATGTATTAA
- the LOC123499536 gene encoding capping protein inhibiting regulator of actin dynamics-like isoform X1, whose product MHTPESTDGLFQDLSVYEKEPRVGGLKHSPCTTGKKKTHTIKRQHITRRTSWKKSSKGDYLEDSQEDDDLPVESFLSYIEIKEEPVDASLINDNGAMSSMQEDSLTSNENGSTDSVYSYENRVAMELLYNAVSDEQIQLKSSRAAAAQRARRRKQLKKMTEEEIKARRAAAARAQRKNRQKRLEMMTEDQRAAYRSAVATAQRMRRHLRLEKMSEEERRSERAMQSSLAAKRRREREEKMTKEELQTRRAAAAAMQRRKRQMKREQMSEEELRERRASEAAVRRQRRQASTKEEEGEAESPGESAKRGRRHRQKEYSEKGEEFQPQGQTPGVVQHDYYHYRKEYGVEGQPPPNMEGEPTPENLMVQILMQAQNAAAHQSYQDDRMKMETPGHHYPTPNQLVEAHHIAASYAMGQAYQEMPQNDRKDMMY is encoded by the exons ATGCATACTCCAGAATCGACGGATGGTCTGTTTCAAGACTTGAGTGTATACGAAAAGGAACCCAGAGTTGGAGGACTGAAACACAGTCCTTGCACCACTGGAAAGAAGAAGACACACACCATTAAGAGACAACATATTACTCGCAGAACCTCGTGGAAGAAGAGTAGTAAAGGTGACTATCTGGAGGACAGTCAGGAGGACGACGACCTGCCTGTTGAAAGTTTCCTTTCCtacattgaaataaaagagg AACCTGTAGATGCCAGcttaataaatgataatggtgCAATGTCCTCTATGCAGGAAGACTCTCTCACATCCAATGAAAATGGCAGCACTGACTCAGTATACAGCTACGAAAACAGAGTTGCCATGGAGCTA CTGTACAATGCAGTGAGCGATGAACAGATCCAGTTGAAGTCTTCTCGTGCAGCAGCAGCGCAGAGAGCAAGACGACGAAAGCAACTCAAGAAAATGACTGAAGAAGAGATTAAAGCAAGGCGTGCGGCGGCAGCCAGGGCTCAAAGGAAAAACAGGCAGAAACGACTGGAAATGATGACAGAAGATCAAAGAGCAGCCTACAGATCTGCTGTAGCTACTGCCCAGAGAATGCGGCGCCACTTGCGCCTGGAAAAGAtgtcagaggaagagagacgttCAGAGAGAGCAATGCAAAGTTCTTTGGCCGCTAAACGTAGacgtgaaagggaagaaaaaatgaccAAGGAAGAGCTACAAACCCGACgagctgcagcagcagccatGCAAAGAAGAAAACGGCAAATGAAGCGAGAACAAATGTCTGAAGAGGAACTGAGAGAACGGCGTGCATCTGAAGCAGCTGTGAGGCGTCAAAGGCGGCAAGCCTCtaccaaggaagaggaaggagaggctgaAAGCCCAGGTGAATCAGCCAAGAGAGGACGACGACACCGCCAGAAAGAATACtcagagaaaggggaggagttCCAGCCGCAAGGACAGACACCTGGAGTGGTGCAGCatgactactaccactacaggaAGGAGTATGGGGTGGAGGGCCAGCCGCCTCCCAACATGGAAGGGGAGCCTACTCCTGAAAATTTAATGGTGCAAATCCTGATG CAAGCCCAAAATGCTGCTGCCCACCAGTCATACCAGGATGACCGCATGAAGATGGAAACACCAGGACACCACTACCCAACACCCAACCAGCTGGTGGAGGCACACCACATTGCAGCATCTTATGCAATGGGACAAGCTTACCAGGAGATGCCACAGAATGACAGGAAGGACATGATGTATTAA
- the LOC123499536 gene encoding stress response protein NST1-like isoform X2: MHTPESTDGLFQDLSVYEKEPRVGGLKHSPCTTGKKKTHTIKRQHITRRTSWKKSSKGDYLEDSQEDDDLPVESFLSYIEIKEEPVDASLINDNGAMSSMQEDSLTSNENGSTDSVYSYENRVAMELLYNAVSDEQIQLKSSRAAAAQRARRRKQLKKMTEEEIKARRAAAARAQRKNRQKRLEMMTEDQRAAYRSAVATAQRMRRHLRLEKMSEEERRSERAMQSSLAAKRRREREEKMTKEELQTRRAAAAAMQRRKRQMKREQMSEEELRERRASEAAVRRQRRQASTKEEEGEAESPGESAKRGRRHRQKEYSEKGEEFQPQGQTPGVVQHDYYHYRKEYGVEGQPPPNMEGEPTPENLMQAQNAAAHQSYQDDRMKMETPGHHYPTPNQLVEAHHIAASYAMGQAYQEMPQNDRKDMMY, encoded by the exons ATGCATACTCCAGAATCGACGGATGGTCTGTTTCAAGACTTGAGTGTATACGAAAAGGAACCCAGAGTTGGAGGACTGAAACACAGTCCTTGCACCACTGGAAAGAAGAAGACACACACCATTAAGAGACAACATATTACTCGCAGAACCTCGTGGAAGAAGAGTAGTAAAGGTGACTATCTGGAGGACAGTCAGGAGGACGACGACCTGCCTGTTGAAAGTTTCCTTTCCtacattgaaataaaagagg AACCTGTAGATGCCAGcttaataaatgataatggtgCAATGTCCTCTATGCAGGAAGACTCTCTCACATCCAATGAAAATGGCAGCACTGACTCAGTATACAGCTACGAAAACAGAGTTGCCATGGAGCTA CTGTACAATGCAGTGAGCGATGAACAGATCCAGTTGAAGTCTTCTCGTGCAGCAGCAGCGCAGAGAGCAAGACGACGAAAGCAACTCAAGAAAATGACTGAAGAAGAGATTAAAGCAAGGCGTGCGGCGGCAGCCAGGGCTCAAAGGAAAAACAGGCAGAAACGACTGGAAATGATGACAGAAGATCAAAGAGCAGCCTACAGATCTGCTGTAGCTACTGCCCAGAGAATGCGGCGCCACTTGCGCCTGGAAAAGAtgtcagaggaagagagacgttCAGAGAGAGCAATGCAAAGTTCTTTGGCCGCTAAACGTAGacgtgaaagggaagaaaaaatgaccAAGGAAGAGCTACAAACCCGACgagctgcagcagcagccatGCAAAGAAGAAAACGGCAAATGAAGCGAGAACAAATGTCTGAAGAGGAACTGAGAGAACGGCGTGCATCTGAAGCAGCTGTGAGGCGTCAAAGGCGGCAAGCCTCtaccaaggaagaggaaggagaggctgaAAGCCCAGGTGAATCAGCCAAGAGAGGACGACGACACCGCCAGAAAGAATACtcagagaaaggggaggagttCCAGCCGCAAGGACAGACACCTGGAGTGGTGCAGCatgactactaccactacaggaAGGAGTATGGGGTGGAGGGCCAGCCGCCTCCCAACATGGAAGGGGAGCCTACTCCTGAAAATTTAATG CAAGCCCAAAATGCTGCTGCCCACCAGTCATACCAGGATGACCGCATGAAGATGGAAACACCAGGACACCACTACCCAACACCCAACCAGCTGGTGGAGGCACACCACATTGCAGCATCTTATGCAATGGGACAAGCTTACCAGGAGATGCCACAGAATGACAGGAAGGACATGATGTATTAA